The proteins below are encoded in one region of Actinomycetota bacterium:
- the yidD gene encoding membrane protein insertion efficiency factor YidD, translated as MSIDKNKNINIISDIGKKVLIFILRTYKRYLSRVLPPSCRFYPTCSMYTIEAIEKYGIFKGGLMAILRILRCNPFSKGGYDPVR; from the coding sequence ATGTCAATAGATAAAAATAAAAATATTAACATAATCTCAGATATAGGAAAGAAAGTATTAATTTTCATTTTGAGAACGTATAAGAGATACTTATCAAGAGTCCTTCCACCTTCATGTAGATTTTATCCAACATGTAGTATGTATACCATTGAAGCCATAGAAAAATATGGAATTTTTAAAGGTGGACTTATGGCCATATTGAGAATTTTAAGGTGTAACCCATTTTCAAAGGGAGGATATGATCCTGTAAGATAG
- a CDS encoding membrane protein insertase YidC, protein MTILNPLVEILKTIIVFFYDHVYPNYGVDIILLTIVVRIAMMPLTLTQVKSQDKIQRIQPQIIKIKQEYKNDREKINMETMKIYRENKINPLSGCLPLLLQLPILFALFMLLQSYPPIKEESFLWLSKLGQPDPYFILVIIFVITSFLTQQMMVTDPSQKAIKYIMPIAMGFIFYKFAAALFVYFNISNIWQLGERYIISRFFVSKESEETTYKKQKGKSKK, encoded by the coding sequence TTGACAATTTTAAATCCATTAGTAGAAATTTTAAAAACTATAATTGTATTTTTTTACGATCATGTTTATCCGAATTACGGTGTTGACATAATATTATTAACTATTGTTGTAAGGATAGCCATGATGCCACTTACATTGACACAGGTAAAATCACAGGACAAAATACAAAGGATACAACCACAGATAATTAAGATAAAGCAAGAGTATAAGAATGATAGAGAAAAAATAAATATGGAGACCATGAAAATATATCGTGAAAACAAAATTAACCCATTATCGGGATGTCTACCATTGCTACTACAACTTCCCATACTATTTGCTTTGTTTATGCTGTTACAGAGTTATCCTCCAATTAAAGAGGAATCTTTTTTGTGGTTAAGCAAATTAGGGCAACCGGATCCTTATTTTATATTAGTAATAATTTTTGTTATTACATCATTTCTTACGCAACAGATGATGGTAACAGATCCAAGTCAGAAAGCGATAAAATACATCATGCCAATAGCAATGGGTTTTATTTTTTATAAATTTGCAGCAGCGCTTTTTGTATATTTTAATATATCAAATATTTGGCAATTGGGTGAAAGATATATAATATCAAGATTCTTTGTTTCTAAAGAGAGCGAAGAAACTACATATAAGAAGCAAAAAGGAAAAAGCAAAAAATGA
- a CDS encoding KH domain-containing protein: MINEYIEEVGKDIEEATKRALERMNATRDQVLIEIIDDKTKENEGDEVRIRVTPVDLREKNAEEFINKMMESFKIKAEIVWEEKYDVPIMRLYGDEMGIIIGNKGKTLEAIQILMSIIANKNSLVKGKIYLDIEDYRKRKVKNLEQLSEKMAERAVETGEDVILEPMTASDRKVIHNFLSKNDEVITMSMGEEPERKVVITPVRKYDK; encoded by the coding sequence ATGATTAATGAATATATTGAAGAAGTTGGAAAAGACATAGAAGAAGCTACAAAAAGGGCATTAGAGAGAATGAATGCAACACGTGATCAGGTTTTAATTGAAATAATAGATGACAAAACAAAAGAGAATGAAGGTGATGAAGTAAGAATAAGAGTTACCCCTGTTGATTTAAGGGAAAAGAATGCCGAGGAATTCATAAATAAGATGATGGAAAGTTTTAAGATTAAAGCAGAAATTGTTTGGGAAGAAAAATATGATGTACCAATAATGAGGTTGTACGGAGACGAGATGGGAATAATTATAGGAAATAAAGGAAAAACTTTAGAGGCAATACAAATTTTAATGAGCATAATAGCAAATAAGAACTCACTAGTAAAAGGGAAAATATATTTAGATATTGAGGATTATAGAAAAAGGAAAGTAAAAAATTTAGAGCAACTTTCAGAAAAAATGGCTGAGAGAGCTGTGGAAACCGGAGAAGATGTTATTTTAGAACCGATGACTGCAAGCGATAGAAAAGTGATTCATAATTTTTTATCTAAAAACGATGAAGTTATCACTATGAGCATGGGGGAAGAACCTGAAAGGAAGGTTGTTATAACCCCTGTTAGGAAGTATGATAAATAA